The genomic DNA GGGCTGCCCGACCGGTGCCCCGGACCGCGGCTCAGGCGAACGCGTTGACGCCGGTGAGGTCGGCGGACAGGTCCCACAGCCAGGCCGCCTGCTGGGGGTCGACCGCGTACGGGCGCACGCCGGGCTCGTCGCCCGTCGAGACCTCGGCGACCTCGCAGTCGACGCAGTAGACCCCGCCGAGGCCCTCGAGCAGCGGGCTCGTGGCCGCCCACACCGTGGTCGCGGCGCCCTGCTCGGGGGTCTTGAAGTCGACCAGCGGGCGGCCCTGCTCGTCGACCCAGCCGAGCGCCACCTGCTCCTCGAGCGGCAGGTGGCGCTGGAGCGGGGTGAGGATGCCGCCGGGGTGCAGCGAGAAGGCCCGGACGCCCGACCCCGCGCCGAGCTCGTCGAGGCGCAGGGCGAAGAGGACGTTCGCGGTCTTGGCCTGCCCGTACGCCTCCCACTTGTCGTAGTCGCCGCGGGTGAACATCGGGTCGTCCCAGCGGATCGGGCTGCGGCGGTGGCCGGCCGAGGAGACCGAGACGACCCGACCGCCGCCGGTGCTGATCAGCGGCCAGAGGCGGTTGACCAGGGCGAAGTGCCCGAGGTGGTTCGTGGCGAGCTGGGCCTCCCAGCCCGGGCCCACGCGGGTCTCCGGGGTGGCCATGATCCCGGCGTTGTCGATCATGAGGTCGACCGGTCGTCCGGCGGCGAGGACGCCGTCCGCGAAGGCCTTGACGCTGTCGAGGTCGCCGAGGTCGAGCGTGCCGACCTCGGTCCGCTCCAGCCCGCCCAGCTCCTCGCGCGCCCGCTCGGGCCGTCTAGCCGGGACGAGCACCTCGGCGCCGGCGGCGACGAGCGCGCGGGTCGTCTCCAGGCCGATGCCGGAGTAGCCGCCGGTGACGACGGCGTACGTGCCGGCGAGGTCGGTGCCGTCGAGGACCTCGGCGGCGGTGCTGGTGGCGCCGAACGGCGAGCCGACGGGTTCCTGCGGGGTGCGGTTCCAGGTGGTCACGGACCGACGGTAGGCCGTCGGCCGTGAGGAGTCACCAGCCGCTGCGGCAGGGACGGTTCCTGAGCTCGGCGAGGTAGTCGGCCGGGGCGCCGGCGTTCTCGGCCGCGTCGGCGAGGATGCCGAGGGTGCGGGCGCTGGGCAGGCCGCCCTCGAAGTCCTCCAGGACGTAGACCCAGGCGGTCTTGATCCCGTCGAGCGTCTCCACCCGGACGCGGACCTTGGAGTAGAGCCCGGAGTCGGCGCTCTCCCACGCGTCGAGGGTCGACTCGTCGGCGTCGGTGACGTCGTAGACCGCGACGTAGACGTGCTGCTCCGACGGGTCGGCGCCGCGCGCCTCCACCACCGTCGGCAGGGCGCCGTCGAAGCCGTCGCCGCCGAAGGTCAGGCGCCAGCCGGGGATCCAGCCGGTCCAGCGCAGCGGGCTGTGCGGGCACCGCTCCGCCATCTGCGCGGAGTCGAGGTTGCTCCCGTAGGCGGCGTACAGCACGCACGCACGCTATCCGAACCGCACCAGCCAGGGCCCGCACGGCGAGCGGGCCGGACGCGTGCGGACGGGTGTGGGGCGTGCGTTGGGTCGACCCTGCGACCATGGGGGCGTGGACCAGGTGGTGATCATCGGTGGAGGACCCGGGGGCTACGAGGCCGCGCTCGTCGCGAGCCAGCTCGGCGGCGCGGTGACGCTGGTCGAGGACCAGGGCCTCGGCGGGTCGGCCGTGCTCACCGGCACCGTGCCCTCCAAGACGCTGGTCGCCACCGCCGACGTGATGACCGAGGTGCGCGAGTCCGGCGAGCTGGGCGTCCGGCTGGATGCCGCCGGCTGCGCCGACGACGACCCCGACCACGGCGTCGCCGTAGATCTCGCCGCGGTCAACGCCCGCGTGCTCGACCTCGCCACCAACCAGTCCGCCGACATCGCCGAGCGGCTGCTCAACGAGCACGTGACGATCCTCGACGGCCGAGGGCGCATGGACGGGCCCGAGCGGGTCGTCGCCACGCTGAAGGACGGCACCGAGCAGCAGCTCGACGCCGACATCGTGCTCATCGCCACGGGGTCGCGCCCGCGCGAGCTGGCGTCCGCGCCGCTCGACGGCGAGCGCATCCTCAGCTGGCGCCACCTCTACGACCTGCCCGAGCTGCCCGAGCGGCTGATCGTCGTCGGGTCGGGCGTGACCGGCGCGGAGTTCGCCAGCGCGTACGACGCCCTCGGCTCCGACGTCGTGCTCGTCTCCTCGCGCGACCGGGTGCTGCCCGGCGAGGACGCAGACGCTGCCCAGGTGCTCGAGGACGTCTTCACCCGGCGGGGCATGACCGTGATGTCGCGCTCGCGGGCCGCCTCGGTCGAGCGCGACGGCGACGGCGTCCTGGTGACGCTCACCGACGGCCGCAAGGTCTCCGGCTCGCACTGCCTGCTCGCCGTCGGCTCGATCCCCAACACCGAGGACCTCGGCCTGGAGACCACCCGGGTCGAGACCGACCGCAACGGCTCGATCGTCGTCGACCGGGTCTCGCGCACCAAGGCCCGCGGCGTGTACGCGGCCGGCGACTGCACCGGCGTGCTGCCGCTGGCCTCCGTCGCGGCGATGCAGGGCCGCATCGCCATGTGGCACGCGCTCGGCGACGCGGTGGCGCCGCTCGACCTGCTGACCGTGTCCTCGAACGTGTTCACCACCCCCGAGATCGCCACCGTCGGGGTGAGCCAGCAGCAGGTCGACGACCACGTCGTGCCGGCGCGCGAGGTCGTGCTGCGGCTGCGCGGCAACCCGCGGGCCAAGATGCAGGGCAACCGGGACGGGTTCGTCAAGCTGTTCTGCCGCAGCGTCACGGGCATCGTCATCGGCGGCGTCGTCGTGGCGCCGCGCGCGAGCGAGCTGATCTACCCGATCTCGCTGGCCATCTCCCAGCGCCTCACCGTCGACCAGCTCTCGGCCTCGTTCACGGTCTACCCGTCGCTCTCCGGCTCGATCGCCGAGGCGGCGCGCCGGCTGCACGGGACCCGCTCGATCACCTAGGGGTCCCGGTGGCGCGCGAGGACGTCGAGCACACCGAGGACGGCCGCTTCATCCTGGTCGACGGACGCCGCTGGCGCGCGACCGACCCGCTGATCCCCGACGAGCGGCGCGCCGAGCTGCAGAAGGTGCTCATGGCCTGGCGCCGCGACGTCCGGCGTACCAAGGGCACCGACGAGGAACGCACCTCGCGCGACGGCGTGCAGGCGGCCAAGGTCGCCCTCGGGGAGCGCGGCACCCCCTGGTGGGAGCAAACGGACAACGAGCGCCGGGCGCGCTGGGAGGCCGACGTCCGGGGGCCTGCGTAGCGGGTCGCTGTTCGCACCCGCAGGAACGCTCCCTGAGCCTGTCGGAGGGCCGGGCAGCGGTCGGCGTCCGGTCTCGTCGAGACCTCAGGCCCGCGGCGGACCCTCCGCGGGCGGCACCGCACCCGCCCGCTGACGCCGCAGGCCGACGAGGAGCAGGGGCAGGCCGACGACCAGCAGCACGAGGCCGAGCCAGACGGTGGCGTCGCCGGTGCCGAGCACCAGCCCGAGGACGAGCATCGCGGCCGCGATCGCGAGGAACGTCTGCCCGAGCTGCACCAGCAGGTTGCTGCGCGGCCGGCGGCGGGGCGGCTGGGGGCTCACCGGGCTCCGTCCTCCGAGCGGTCGACGACCGCGTCGAGCGCGTCGGCCAGGGCGTGGAGGTCGTCGACCTCGAGGTCGAACTCACCCTCAGGTGCGGGCTCCTCCCCGGGTCGACGGACGTAGCAGGTGCGCATCCCCGTCCGGGCGGCGGCGCGCAGGTCCCAGGGGTGCGCGGCGACCATCATGATCTCGCCGGGCTCCAGCTCGAGGGCCTCGACGGCGACCGCGTACGCCCGCGGGTCCGGCTTGTAGGCCCCGCTCGGCCGCGTCGACAGCCCGAGGTGCCAGGCCAGGCCGCCACGGCGTGAGAAGCCGGCGAGCTCGGCCGGGTCGGCGTTCGTCAGCGCGACGACGACGTGGTCGGTGCGGAGCCGGTCGAGCGCGTCGGGGGAGTCCGGCCAGGGCTCGAAGCGGTGCACGACCCCGGAGAGCTCGTCCTCGTCGGCCTGCTCGAGCGGGGCCAGGCCGGCCGCCTCGACGGCCTCGCGGACCGCCGTGCGGCGCAGCGCCCGGTGCGACGCCCACGGGCGAGCGCCGGAGCTGACCTCCTTCATCAGCGCGGTCTGGCGCTCGGCGGTCCCGGACGCGACGGCGAGGGCGGCCTCGTGGTCGTCGCCGCGCCTCTCCAGCACGGTCAGGGTCGCGCCGCGGACGCCGCCACGGTCGTCGACGACCGTGCCCATGACGTCGAAGACCAGCGCGGCGGGAACGGTGTCCATGGCGTCATGCTGCCAGCGGGCCCGCACGCTCGACCGGGGGCCGTGCCTCCGGTCCGCAGGTACTCTCGCGACGTGACGGCGGCAGCGGTGGAGGCGGTGCAGACGGGGCAGACCGACGCGGTCGCGGCCGCGGAGGCGCTCGCCGAACTGCTCGGCGGTCGCACCTGGACGGTCCTGTCGGGCGCCGGGATGAGCACCGACAGCGGCATCCCCGACTACCGCGGACCGACGTCGGTCCGCGCCACGCCGATGCTCTACGCGGAGTTCGTCCGCTCGGTCGACAACCGCCGGCGCTACTGGGCGCGGTCGTACCAGGGCTGGTCGCGGATGGGCCACGCCGAGCCGAACGCCGGCCACCGCGCCCTCGTCGACCTGGAGCCGAGCGGCCTGATCGGCGTCGTGACGCAGAACGTCGACGGCCTCCACCAGCAGGCCGGCAGCTCGCCGGTGATCCCGCTGCACGGGTCGATCGCCGACGTCGTGTGCCTGGGTTGTGGTCGCGTCACCGGTCGTCGGCAGCTGCAGGACCGGCTCGCCGTCCTCAACCCCGACGTCGGCGCCCCGCGCGTCCTCGAGCACGCCGAGCTGCGGCCGGACGGCGACGCAGTGGTCGACGAGTGGGGCGACTTCGTCCTCGCCGACTGCCTCGCCTGCGGCGGTGTGCTCAAGCCCGACGTCGTGTTCTTCGGCGAGACGGTCCCGCGCGACCGTGTCGACCAGGCGTACGCGCTGGTCGACGGCGCCGACGTCCTGGTCGTCCTGGGCTCGTCGCTGACCGTGATGTCCGGGCTGCGGTTCGTGCGCCACAACGTCAAGCACGAGCGCGACGTCGTGATCGTCAACCGCGGCACGACCCGCGGCGACGACCTCGCCACCCTCAAGCTCGACGTCGGCTGCGCCGAGACCCTGCGGGCGCTGCTCGACCTGCACAGGTCCTCAGGCGGCATGGTCCGCAACTCGCGCTGACATGACCGTCGCCGGTCGGCGCGCCGCCGTCTGGACGACGGAGCGCTGACGCCGCCGCTCGCGTGCGGCAGCCGCACATCTGCTCGACGTCAGAGCGGAGGAGGAAGACGGCGGACCAGAGCGCCGACCGCGTCGGAGCGGAGCGGAGACAGACGACGCGCTCAGTCGCCGAAGAAGTCGCCGATGCCGTCGAACATGCTGCCGATGCCGTCACCGATGGACTCGAACCCGTCGCCGATGCCCTCGCCCAGGCCGCCGAGCCCGGCGCCGATGCCACCGAACATGTTGCCGCCGCCGAAGAGCATGCTGCCGATCAGCATCCCGGAGAGCATGTCGCTGCCGCTCCAGCGGCCGTAGTAGCCCTGGGCCCAGGGCTGGTAGCCGGGGCCGCCCTCCCAGTAGGGCACGCGCTGCGCGCCGACCTGGACGGTGCGGATGTACGGGTCGGCGCCGGCCAGGACGCGCTCGGCGTCGGCGGGGCAGGCGGGCACGGAGCGGCTCGCGCCGCCCGGGGGCGCCCAGTCGACGTTCTGCGACGAGGGGCCGTGCGCGGGGTTGAAGAAGCACGGCGGCCGCTTCTGCGGGAGCTTCGTGCCGTTGACGCGGGCCTTGACGCAGGCCACGGCGTAGCGACCGTCCTCGAGGATCTCGGTGACGTGGCGGATCTCGTCGGGCTTGGTGACCGCGTCGAGGGAGCTCTTGGCGTCCTCGTACGCGTCGAGCGCGCGCTGGTAGTCCTGCTGCATCGCCTCGTCGAGCGGGTGCCCGGCGACGTCGACGTCGAGCCGCTGGAGCTCCTCGCCGAACTTGGTCACGTCCTCGTCGGCGGCTCGCCGGGACGTGGAGAGCTGGCTCTCCAGCGCCGCCTGCTCGGCCTGCTGGCGCTGCGCCACCGCGTGCCGACGGTAGAGCCCCACGCCCCCGAAGACGACTGCCAGCACGAGCAGCAGCACGAGAAACTCACCCATGGGACAAGTCTCCCCATCGGCAGCCGCAAGACCAGTACGGCGGCTCGTTCTTAGCGACTTATTGCGAGCCGGGTGTCACGCTCCGGTGAAGCGCAGGAACGCGACGTTCAGGCGTCGACGATCTCGCAGAGCACGGACCCCGACGTCACGGTCGCGCCCAGCTCGGCGGCCAGCCCGGACACGGTGCCGGCGCGGTGCGCGGTCAGCGGCTGCTCCATCTTCATCGCCTCGAGCACGACGACCAGGTCGCCCGCCTCGACGTGGTCGCCGTCGTTCACCGCGACCTTGACGATCGTGCCCTGCATCGGTGAGGTGAGCGCGTTCCCGCTGGGGGCGGTCGCCGCCCCGGCCGCCTTGCGGCGGGCCGGCTTGGTCTTGGTGGTCCCGTTGGCCACGGCTCGCCCGGCCCCGAGCCCGGCGGGCAGCACGACCTCGAGGCGACGGCCGCCGACCTCGACGACGACGCGCTCGCGCTCGGCCTCCTCGCCCGCCTCGGCCCCGGTGCCGTGCCACGGCTGGATCTGGTTGTCGAACTCGGTCTCGATCCAGCGCGTGTGCACGCCGAACCGACCGTCCGCCGCGGTGAAGGCCGGGTCGTCGAGGACGACGCGGTCGAAGGGCACCACCGTCGGCATGCCGTCGATGACGAGCTCGGCGAGCGCGCGGCGGGAGCGAGCCAGGGCCTGCTCGCGGTCGGCGCCCGTGACGATGATCTTGGCGACGAGGGAGTCGAAGCTGCCCGGCACGGTCATGCCGGCGCGGTAGCCCTCGTCGACCCGGACGCCCGGGCCGCTCGGCGGCTGCCAGGCCGTGAGGGTGCCGGGCGCGGGCAGGAAGCCGCGGCCCGGGTCCTCGGCGTTGATCCGGAACTCGATCGAGTGGCCCTTGGTCACGGGGTCGCCGTAGCCGAGCTCCTCGCCGTCGGCGACGCGGAACATCTCGCGCACGAGGTCGAGGCCGGTGACCTCCTCGGAGACCGGGTGCTCGACCTGGAGCCGGGTGTTGACCTCGAGGAAGGAGATGGTCCCGTCCTGGCCCACGAGGAACTCGCAGGTCCCGGCGCCGACGTAGCCGGCCTCGCGCAGGATCGCCTTGGACGAGGTGTAGAGCCGGTCGAGCTGCTCCTCGCTCAGGTACGGCGCTGGCGCCTCCTCGACGAGCTTCTGGTGGCGGCGCTGGAGCGAGCAGTCGCGGGTGGAGACGACCACGACGTTGCCATGGGTGTCGGCCAGGCACTGGGTCTCGACGTGGCGCGGGCGGTCGAGGTAGCGCTCGACGAAGCACTCGCCGCGGCCGAAGGCCCCGACGGCCTCGCGGACGGCCGACTCGTACAGCTCGGGGATCTCCTCGAGGGTGCGCGCGACCTTGAGGCCGCGACCGCCGCCGCCGAACGCCGCCTTGATCGCGACCGGCAGCCCGAACTCGCGGGCGAAGGCGACGACCTCGTCGGCGTCCTGCACAGGGTCGGCCGTGCCGGGGACGAGGGGGGCGCCGACCTTCTGCGCGATGTGGCGGGCCTGGACCTTGTCGCCGAGCGCGGTGATCGCGGCGGGCGGCGGACCGATCCAGGTCAGGCCGGCCTCGGCGACCGCGGTCGCGAAGTCCGCGTTCTCGGCCAGGAAGCCGTAGCCCGGGTGGACCGCGTCGGCGCCCGAGCGCGCCGCGACGTCGAGGATCTTGGCCACGTCGAGGTAGGTCTGGGCCGGGGTCGCGCCGCCGAGCGCGTACGCCTCGTCGGCCAGGGTGACGAAGAGGCCGTCGGCGTCGGGGTCGGCGTAGACGGCGACGCTGGCCAGGCCGGCGTCGGCCGCGGCCCGGATCACGCGGACCGCGATCTCGCCGCGGTTGGCCACGAGGACCTTGGTGATGCGTCCGGACCGGCTCGCCTGTGGCACGTGGCTCTTCCTCCCGCGGTGGCGCCCTCGGCTCCCGCGTCGCAGGAGTCTAGTGGTGGAGGGCGTACGCGGACGGCCCCGGCCCGCCGGGCTGTGCGACGCTGGACGCGTGGCCGAGAACGCGCTGACGGAGCCGCCCGGGGACGACAAGGACTGGACCTGGGTCCTGCTGCGACGCTGCGAGCAGTGCGGGGCCGAGGTCGGCACCGTCGCCCGCGACGCGCTCGGCGAGCGCTACTTCGTCGCCGCCGAGGAGTGGGTGCGCATCCTCGAGGAGAACCCGGCCGTCGAGCAGCGCCCCGCGCCGGACCGGTGGTCGCCGCTGGAGTACGGCGCGCACGTCCGCGACGTGCTCGCGATGACCAGCGAGCGGCTCGACCTGCTGCTCACCCAGCAGGACCCGGTCTTCGCGGACTGGGACCAGGACGAGGCGGCGCGCACCGGCCGCTACGCCGAGCAGGACCCCGAGCAGGTGGCCGACGACCTCGAGGCCGCCGCGCAGCGGCTCGTCAGCGAGATCGCCGAGATCGAGCCCGCGGCCTGGGCGCGCCGCGGCACCCGGTCGAACGGGTCGGAGTTCAGCGTCGAGACCCTGCTGCAGTACGTGCTCCACGACGTCGTCCACCACCTCTGGGACGTGACCGGCCAGGAGGACGCGGCGGGTTCGCTGCAGCTGGGCTGACCGGGGCCGCTGCCCCGGGGCGTACGGCTCAGCGGCCCGCGGCCACGCGCTCGAAGGTGGCGACGTCGAGCCGCTTCATCGTCAGCATCGCCTGCATGGCCCGGCTCACGACGCCCGGGTCGGGGTCGGCCAGCAGCTCGGTGAGGATCCGCGGCACGACCTGCCAGGAGAAGCCGTACTTGTCCTTGCACCAGCCGCAGTCGCTCTCCTGCCCGCCGTCGCCGACGAACGCGTCCCAGTAGCGGTCGACCTCGGCCTGGTCGGCGCAGTCGACCTGCAACGAGAAGGCCTCGGAGAAGGTGAACTCCGGGCCACCGTTCAGCGCGCTGAACGGGCGCCCGTCGAGCACGAACTCGACCATCAGCGGCGTGCCCTGGCGCTCCGGGTTCTCCGGTCCCCACAGCTGCACGGACGTGATCGACGAGCTCGGGAACAGCGACACCCAGTAGCGGGCCGCCTCCTCGCCCTGGGTGTCGAACCACAGGCACGGCGTGATCGCGGACATCGGTCCTCCTCGGTGACGGTTCGCTGTCACGGGGACGGACCAGGGTCGAGGGCTCCACTCATCGGTCCCCGGAGGACCACGGCGCGGTCCTGCTCAGGTCCTACGCCTGAGCAGGACCGCGCCTCGGTCAGAGCGTCGTCCGCCTCAGCGCGCCCCGACCAGCTCCTGGGCCTGCGGGTCGGCGGGCTCGTCGTCCGTGCGCGAGCCGTGGTCGTCGACCAGGTTGGCCTCGTCGAAGGGCAGCTCCCCGGCGAAGACGCGGCGCGCGCGGTCGGCGTCGAAGCTGTGGGTCCAGCGTCCGACGACCAGCGTGGCGACGGCGTTGCCGGAGAAGTTCGTGACCGCACGGGCCTCGGACATGAAGCGGTCGATGCCCACGATGAGCCCCACCCCGTCGACGAGGTCGGGACGGTGCGAGGCCAGGCCGCCGGCCAGGGTGGCCAGGCCCGCGCCGGTCACGCCGGCCGCGCCCTTCGAGGCGATCATCATGAACACGAGCAGCGAGATCTGCTCGCCCGCGCCGAGCGGGCTGCCCTGGGCGCTCGCGACGAACAGCGACGCCATGGTCAGGTAGATCGCGGTGCCGTCGAGGTTGAACGAGTAGCCCGTCGGGACCACGACGCCCACCGTGGAGCGGGACACCCCGAGGTGCTCCATCTTGGCGATCAGGCGGGGGAGCGCGGACTCCGAGGAGGACGTGGAGACGATCAGCAGGTACTCCCGGCCGAGGTAGCGCAGCAGCGAGAAGATGCTGACGCCGGTGACCGCCTTGAGCAGCAGGCCCAGCACGAGGAACACGAACAGCGCGCAGGACAGGTAGAAGGCGATCATGAGGATCGCCAGGCTCTTGAGGGCGGCGACGCCGGTGCTGCCGACCACGGCGGCGATCGCGCCGAAGGCACCGATCGGGGCCAGCCACATGATCATCGACAGGATGCGGAACACAAGCTTCTGCAGGTGGCCGATGCCACGGAGCACCGGTTCGCCCGCCTTGCCCATGCCCTGCAGCGCGAAGCCGACGAGCAGCGCGACGAGCAGCGTCTGGAGCACCGTCTCGGTGGTGAACGACGAGAACAGCGTCGTCGGGATGATGTTGAGGATGAACTCGGCGGTGCTGAGCTTCTCCTCCGGCGCCTGCGCGGCACCCGCCTGCGCCGCGGCGTCGGTGAGCCGCAGCCCCTCGCCGGGGTGGATGACGTTGCCGACGGCCAGGCCGATGGCCAGCGCGAAGGTCGACATCACGAGGAAGTACGCGAGCGCGAGCCCGCCGGCCTTGCCGACCTGCGACGCCTTGCGGACCGAACCGATGCCGAGCACGATCGTGCAGAAGATCACCGGCGCGATCATCATCTTGATCAGCGCCACGAAGCCGGTGCCGAGCGGCTTCAGCGCCTTGCCGAGGTCGGGTGCGGCGAGCCCGACGAGGATGCCCAGCGCCACGGCGACGATCACCGCGATGTAGAGCCAGTGGGTGCGGTCGCGCTTCTTGGCCGGGGCCTGGGGCTCGCCGGCGGTCTGCAGCGCGTCACGGGTGTCGGACGGCGGGCGCGAGGACGGGCCCGAGGGTGCGCTCATGGGGGTGCTCCTGGTCAGCTCTGACGGGGTGCGCCGGGTGGCGTCGCGTCATCCTGGGGCCGGTCGCCGAGGACCCGCACGCTTGCGTTCGTTGAGTTCACGAGCGCCGACCGCCGCGCCGCACCGCCCTCGGGCGCCGTCGCC from Microlunatus sagamiharensis includes the following:
- a CDS encoding SDR family NAD(P)-dependent oxidoreductase; the protein is MTTWNRTPQEPVGSPFGATSTAAEVLDGTDLAGTYAVVTGGYSGIGLETTRALVAAGAEVLVPARRPERAREELGGLERTEVGTLDLGDLDSVKAFADGVLAAGRPVDLMIDNAGIMATPETRVGPGWEAQLATNHLGHFALVNRLWPLISTGGGRVVSVSSAGHRRSPIRWDDPMFTRGDYDKWEAYGQAKTANVLFALRLDELGAGSGVRAFSLHPGGILTPLQRHLPLEEQVALGWVDEQGRPLVDFKTPEQGAATTVWAATSPLLEGLGGVYCVDCEVAEVSTGDEPGVRPYAVDPQQAAWLWDLSADLTGVNAFA
- a CDS encoding gamma-glutamylcyclotransferase family protein — encoded protein: MLYAAYGSNLDSAQMAERCPHSPLRWTGWIPGWRLTFGGDGFDGALPTVVEARGADPSEQHVYVAVYDVTDADESTLDAWESADSGLYSKVRVRVETLDGIKTAWVYVLEDFEGGLPSARTLGILADAAENAGAPADYLAELRNRPCRSGW
- a CDS encoding NAD(P)H-quinone dehydrogenase, which codes for MDQVVIIGGGPGGYEAALVASQLGGAVTLVEDQGLGGSAVLTGTVPSKTLVATADVMTEVRESGELGVRLDAAGCADDDPDHGVAVDLAAVNARVLDLATNQSADIAERLLNEHVTILDGRGRMDGPERVVATLKDGTEQQLDADIVLIATGSRPRELASAPLDGERILSWRHLYDLPELPERLIVVGSGVTGAEFASAYDALGSDVVLVSSRDRVLPGEDADAAQVLEDVFTRRGMTVMSRSRAASVERDGDGVLVTLTDGRKVSGSHCLLAVGSIPNTEDLGLETTRVETDRNGSIVVDRVSRTKARGVYAAGDCTGVLPLASVAAMQGRIAMWHALGDAVAPLDLLTVSSNVFTTPEIATVGVSQQQVDDHVVPAREVVLRLRGNPRAKMQGNRDGFVKLFCRSVTGIVIGGVVVAPRASELIYPISLAISQRLTVDQLSASFTVYPSLSGSIAEAARRLHGTRSIT
- a CDS encoding haloacid dehalogenase type II produces the protein MDTVPAALVFDVMGTVVDDRGGVRGATLTVLERRGDDHEAALAVASGTAERQTALMKEVSSGARPWASHRALRRTAVREAVEAAGLAPLEQADEDELSGVVHRFEPWPDSPDALDRLRTDHVVVALTNADPAELAGFSRRGGLAWHLGLSTRPSGAYKPDPRAYAVAVEALELEPGEIMMVAAHPWDLRAAARTGMRTCYVRRPGEEPAPEGEFDLEVDDLHALADALDAVVDRSEDGAR
- a CDS encoding Sir2 family NAD-dependent protein deacetylase: MTAAAVEAVQTGQTDAVAAAEALAELLGGRTWTVLSGAGMSTDSGIPDYRGPTSVRATPMLYAEFVRSVDNRRRYWARSYQGWSRMGHAEPNAGHRALVDLEPSGLIGVVTQNVDGLHQQAGSSPVIPLHGSIADVVCLGCGRVTGRRQLQDRLAVLNPDVGAPRVLEHAELRPDGDAVVDEWGDFVLADCLACGGVLKPDVVFFGETVPRDRVDQAYALVDGADVLVVLGSSLTVMSGLRFVRHNVKHERDVVIVNRGTTRGDDLATLKLDVGCAETLRALLDLHRSSGGMVRNSR
- a CDS encoding acetyl/propionyl/methylcrotonyl-CoA carboxylase subunit alpha, whose protein sequence is MPQASRSGRITKVLVANRGEIAVRVIRAAADAGLASVAVYADPDADGLFVTLADEAYALGGATPAQTYLDVAKILDVAARSGADAVHPGYGFLAENADFATAVAEAGLTWIGPPPAAITALGDKVQARHIAQKVGAPLVPGTADPVQDADEVVAFAREFGLPVAIKAAFGGGGRGLKVARTLEEIPELYESAVREAVGAFGRGECFVERYLDRPRHVETQCLADTHGNVVVVSTRDCSLQRRHQKLVEEAPAPYLSEEQLDRLYTSSKAILREAGYVGAGTCEFLVGQDGTISFLEVNTRLQVEHPVSEEVTGLDLVREMFRVADGEELGYGDPVTKGHSIEFRINAEDPGRGFLPAPGTLTAWQPPSGPGVRVDEGYRAGMTVPGSFDSLVAKIIVTGADREQALARSRRALAELVIDGMPTVVPFDRVVLDDPAFTAADGRFGVHTRWIETEFDNQIQPWHGTGAEAGEEAERERVVVEVGGRRLEVVLPAGLGAGRAVANGTTKTKPARRKAAGAATAPSGNALTSPMQGTIVKVAVNDGDHVEAGDLVVVLEAMKMEQPLTAHRAGTVSGLAAELGATVTSGSVLCEIVDA
- a CDS encoding DinB family protein, with product MAENALTEPPGDDKDWTWVLLRRCEQCGAEVGTVARDALGERYFVAAEEWVRILEENPAVEQRPAPDRWSPLEYGAHVRDVLAMTSERLDLLLTQQDPVFADWDQDEAARTGRYAEQDPEQVADDLEAAAQRLVSEIAEIEPAAWARRGTRSNGSEFSVETLLQYVLHDVVHHLWDVTGQEDAAGSLQLG
- a CDS encoding VOC family protein, with the protein product MSAITPCLWFDTQGEEAARYWVSLFPSSSITSVQLWGPENPERQGTPLMVEFVLDGRPFSALNGGPEFTFSEAFSLQVDCADQAEVDRYWDAFVGDGGQESDCGWCKDKYGFSWQVVPRILTELLADPDPGVVSRAMQAMLTMKRLDVATFERVAAGR
- a CDS encoding cation:dicarboxylate symporter family transporter, which translates into the protein MSAPSGPSSRPPSDTRDALQTAGEPQAPAKKRDRTHWLYIAVIVAVALGILVGLAAPDLGKALKPLGTGFVALIKMMIAPVIFCTIVLGIGSVRKASQVGKAGGLALAYFLVMSTFALAIGLAVGNVIHPGEGLRLTDAAAQAGAAQAPEEKLSTAEFILNIIPTTLFSSFTTETVLQTLLVALLVGFALQGMGKAGEPVLRGIGHLQKLVFRILSMIMWLAPIGAFGAIAAVVGSTGVAALKSLAILMIAFYLSCALFVFLVLGLLLKAVTGVSIFSLLRYLGREYLLIVSTSSSESALPRLIAKMEHLGVSRSTVGVVVPTGYSFNLDGTAIYLTMASLFVASAQGSPLGAGEQISLLVFMMIASKGAAGVTGAGLATLAGGLASHRPDLVDGVGLIVGIDRFMSEARAVTNFSGNAVATLVVGRWTHSFDADRARRVFAGELPFDEANLVDDHGSRTDDEPADPQAQELVGAR